AGCACGCCGAGCACCTTGGGGAAGTAGCCGGACCTGGCGACCAGGTAGGCCAGCGGCAGCAGCCACAGCCCGAAGTATGTCTGGGCGATCAGGTACCCGTGTTGCTGCAGGTCGGCGAACAGCATGGTCAGCTGGTCGGAACCGGCAGGGCCGAAGGCGCCGGGGTGGTCCTGGCCGGTGGCGATCGTCAGCGCCGCGTGCTGGTGCACCAGGTTCAGGGTCTGGATCGCCACGCTGACCGCGACGGTGACGACCATTGCCGCGGCCGCCAGCTGGTTGACGTGCCGGAGTAGCAGGTACAGGGCCATGCCGGTGCCGAGGAAGGCCACGGCGCCCACCAGTTCGCTGACGAAACCGAGGCGGAACAGGGTGGCCGAGGCGGCGATGTTGTCCGCCGTTGCCGCCGCGTCCCCCGGCTCGACGATACGGGCGTTCACCAGCCCGGCGAAGATGGTGAGCACGGCGACGACCAGATACAGCGACCCCGCGATCCGCGCGAGGGTCCGCGGCGCGGTCATCGCGCGCCCCCGCCCTGCGCCTGGCCCGCGTGCGCAAGGGCCGAGGGGGTCAGCCTGCCGACGATGGCCGGGGCCTCGTGCACGAGGGCGTCGTCGTCCACCGCCTCGACCATGAACCGGGCGTAGTCCACCCGCCGGGTCAGGTTGCTCGCGAGGACGGGGTCACCCACATGCCTGCTCCACACCGGCAGGCCCTGGCTCTCGCCATCCTCGAGATCGCTGCCGCGCACCACCGTCCACCTGGTGTCACTGGCGAAGACCCGCCTGCATGCCTCCACCTGGTCGCCCACGTCCACGACCCTGGCAAGTTTCGCCAGCCGCCCGAACACGGCCGCGTACACCTTGAACTTCCGGGTGTACACGTCCCTCCCGTCGCGGGTGATGTGCCAGCCGCAGGAGAACACCAGCCGGGCGCCGGGGCGGGCGTGGTCCAGCACGGCCTGGGCCGTTCCGGATGCGTAGTGGTGCACTCCCCACGGCACCAGCACGGTGAA
The sequence above is drawn from the Amycolatopsis aidingensis genome and encodes:
- a CDS encoding DUF4386 domain-containing protein codes for the protein MTAPRTLARIAGSLYLVVAVLTIFAGLVNARIVEPGDAAATADNIAASATLFRLGFVSELVGAVAFLGTGMALYLLLRHVNQLAAAAMVVTVAVSVAIQTLNLVHQHAALTIATGQDHPGAFGPAGSDQLTMLFADLQQHGYLIAQTYFGLWLLPLAYLVARSGYFPKVLGVLLVLGCLGHLTDVFTRFLAPDSARTSHRSP
- a CDS encoding NAD(P)-dependent oxidoreductase, yielding MEPIGVDGTRKPGTGKRVCVVGASGKLGRHLVRHALERGYEVVGVCREQSVPKLAEFEGRITVLPGATDDRAVIARAVDGCDAVFTVLVPWGVHHYASGTAQAVLDHARPGARLVFSCGWHITRDGRDVYTRKFKVYAAVFGRLAKLARVVDVGDQVEACRRVFASDTRWTVVRGSDLEDGESQGLPVWSRHVGDPVLASNLTRRVDYARFMVEAVDDDALVHEAPAIVGRLTPSALAHAGQAQGGGAR